TGGCAGAGCCACAAccagtttttattcatgcagCACAGTTATCTCCAGTGTGTTCACTATGACGAAACTAATACACCACTacaatgaacaaaaagaaaacacattctaACTATAAACTTGGTGTAATTGTCCTTTAAGTGTAAAGAGCGTGCATTCATTCAGTATAATtgtgaaatacaaaaaatactacaaaagcttttgattttggcaaGAAACTTcacaatcatgattaaaagattaTACTGGAAACGATTTTAGGATAAAAAGAATAATTGGATTGGAACGtcaatagttttgttttttcagtacAGAAATCCGGAAAGTTTTAAATTGTACATGTAACTCTGTTTcccttcatttatttatttattttattttacgttattttttgcattttatttaaataattgatttattttttgcatattttaggGTGTCAACATCAATCCAGGACTGACTTAACATTATCAAAGCATGAAGGAGGACTATCCGGGTGAGATTATCACTTAGGGGAGGAGAACTGTTTGTTAAATCACCTTTTACCTGTTGGACGTCACCCGTAGCCCACATCAATAAGGAGCGGCCATTGGAAGTTCATGTAAGTCGtgttcaatttttattttactatcaaaaccacaattatttgatttttttccccattatatttgtctttttttaactgttttccaGATTTATGTCTTTATATATTTCTTAAGCTTGTTCTGAAGATGACAAAAGTTTTTCACAGGAAATCGAAAAAAGCCATGATTTTAATATAATGAGTTTTATCCTGGAGCCTTTAAAAATcccaagttttgttttaaaagaacaaagtaaaaaatgtcatctaaaaaagttttttcaatatattttagcTTCCTTTGGTATATTTGCAATTTCTTAACCGTATTAGCTACAGTATTATTTGTAATggtatcattgtttttttttttggctcaaaacaTAATAGTTTAGGTATTCTAATTAACACAATAGCTACTTAATTAAAGTGACTAAATAAGAAGTACAATTGGATCTTCTAGTTTCCACGTAAATGAAAGGTGTTTCTTTCACAagtcaaaatataaatatatttttagaagttAAAGCCTGAAAGGGTTCCGTTGAAATGTCACTTTTAAACAATGtaataagataaaatatatatccATTTTTGCATTTATCCAACTGATCCCAAAAGGcttggacacacacacacctgtaaatgtataaaaatcatgtttgtgGAGGTTTTAACTTAAAAAGGTTTAGATATgcctttaaataaacatttgactttaatttattagttcctgatagaaaaattcaaatttgtagTATTGAGGTTAAACTGTGATTGTTTGAAAGAGAAGGTTGTAATCTTCCTGGAGAAGTAATTAACAATTGTTTTGTtagaatattttaattgttgtgttGTAAACTTTTTATAACAACATAGCAGTTCAAAAGGAAGTGTAATCAAAGCTGGAATAGATGTACTTTGaagaactgaataaaaaaagactttaggAAATTTAGGAATGGTTTTCATCATATATTTTAGTCAAACTTTTTAAGGAGcctgttagaataataataataatactgatGATGCAGTGAAATCATAGGATCACCAGCAAACAAGCACACATAGATGTGTTATcttcttttatcttttcagttttttccacTCAGACATGTACCACATGTCACTTTAGACTTCATCAACTGTCTGATTTTGTTGATATGGTGAGTCATTCCACAGTGAAATTTCCTGCTATTCTAGCTCTCCAGCAGTATTTAccatttataattttttgataaatgtggaGTAACCATAGTGGATTTAAAATCACACCAGAGACTGTAACCCCATCAAATAGTGGTCAGATGTCTTGAATCAGAATCAATGATGAAACCCAGTTGCTGATTACTTGGATTACATGatcaggttggttggaaaacatttcatacacccctgttttagagtaaccaatcaacctataaagcatgttttttttatgtgggaggaaaccggagtGGCTGAACAAAAACcgtgcacagggagaacatttctgaaaattaattttctttttcaacccAAACATAATCAGGactcaaaaaatatacattaaaaaaggatggttaatgtataaaaatattttaagaattgttggcagagaaaaaaaacatagaaggaAGTTTGAGAATTTCACACAAAATGAAATGCACAGCAGTCAAGCAGTAGGATTGATTGCTTCAGATAAATGAGCAGATGaataatttttccatttttatctttgttgtgttatttttttcttagttaaCCATTCAGAGAtaaagtcttgttttctttagatctACATGTGATAAATCAAATGTACCTATGACACAAATATGAACattctccttttgtttttcctggtcGGGCAGGTTTTTGGTGATAAGGTGTCAAAAATGTCTCAGCAGTGCTGAGAAACAATCCCTGTTTATCACACTACCACCCACATAAATgcctgattttgtttttggtatttCATCCAATCATAGTTGAAGGAATTTGTTTCACTAAGGTGTACTTATATCTCATCATGCCACAGAATTTTTGCGCAACAACTTTGGGGTTAATCTTCTGTCTTTAAGAAACTTGATGTATTCTAAAAGCAGGTCCCATGAAGGAACAATAGACTTGATTGTGGTTCTAAGCCTTCAAAAGGATGACCTGGTGCTATCCCCTTAAAACTAGTGTGACAAAGCAGAAAGTGCGGCCTAATAGACCTTAAATGTGGAGAAGACAGTAtatttttcaatgtatttttttcaatatcttGGTCAACACTTTCCGGTGTGGACAACGTCTAAGCTGACTGGACGAGCATGTGCTGTCCCTTTTTTGTGAAAAGGGAAGCTACACACCTGAGAACGGGGCAAACAGAAGACTTCTGATTTGCTTTCTTGGGACTTGTGCTCATACTGAGATACAAGTTAGCTAAGAAATGATTAGTAGTGCTAATGAACAGCAGTGTAGTTATCTCTAATTTGGGATGATGGGGATGATGGACCCATGGAAGTAGAGGATCCCCCAGCATGTCTTCAGCCAGACATTCTGGGGCAAGATATTATTATATATAGATATTAGCATGACCCAGTAGATGCTTCTCTTAGTGAGTCCTTTGgtgaatatgtttcttttttggcagCAACAGGTTGAAAGTTGATATTTTACCCTCACTTAGGATAGGATTGGAGAATATTGGGGTTTTGCAGATTTCTCTTCTGTGCTGTAAAGTTGAAACAGAAACTGTAATTTGCAGTTACAAgttctaaactctaaaatatggaaaaagaaGATATAAGAAAACCGACGGACGATTTAACACCTGAATTTTGTTGCTAGGCTTGTATGCTTGTTATGGTTGTAGCAATGACCATAgccattgtttttttcctgcttagCTGTGAGGTTCCCCATCAGATCTTAatatcaaaaaaatgaatttctctttttttccttgtttcaaGGCTTGtaccttttattttgtttctaaaatatctTACACATATTTGAAGGTGAGAGCTTGGTAGAAAACTTTCATGTGGTAAAGCTCCTCTGCTTTTATGTTGACCTTCAAATGtgctaaaactgatttttttttttcaggtttactCTATGGTTGCTTTGTTGGTCCAATTTAAAAACGTTATTTTAACTCTGATTCAGGTCATGAATACCTGGATGAGAGACATGAAGTTCTTTGGATGGAGGAGCGCTGTTCTTCTCATCTTCACTGTGCCAGCCCTCATAATTATCTACAACATGAAAATATCAACAACGCTCAGGTTTATTGAAAAGCTGCTTGATGTTCCAGCCAGTTGCCCATCATCAATCTCTGAGCAGAGCATCACTCCACTGGAAAATACACAGCACTTCCTGGTGTCAGCCTACATGGACCAGAGAGTGAAGGGTTTTGACATACGCATCATTGGCATCTTCAAGAGAGACTCCATTCATCCATTGTACTGCTCTTTCTGTTGTGAGGGTGTTTTCAACAAAACCACTCCTGCAACTGTTCTCATAAACAAGGACCACTTTGGTTTCCCTTTCAGTGCCACAAACGTCCTTTGTAAAATCCCGGAAAGCTGTGATGCTTCTCATGTCACTGTTCTGACTCAGCCGTTCACAAAAAACGTATCTAACCCAATCTGGCTTCCTATAAGGAACAAGAAGAGCCACGACCAGAAAGAGAGAAAGCTGAATTTCACCGTCTGCATCTCCACTCTCTTTGGAAATTACAACAATGTGCTTCAGGTTGCACAGAGTCTACAGATGTACAGGTAAGCAAAGCCTGAGCTCAAaccaaaaaactaatttgtgtaAATTTCCCAATTTCTCCTCCAAATCACTCAAAAATcgtaaacaaaaaagttttcaggttttaatacatttattaccaaattttgatcaaatgttgaATTTTCTTAAATAACCACTGTACTCATACATGCATTAAAAACCTTGAAACATGAGTGTGTTGCAGGAAGAAAAAAGTTACTTGTCAAACAAAGATCATTTTTTGGCCCTTTGGACAAATCCACAAACTTGGCATTGCTGCTTTTTTATGGGGAGCTAAATTTaaaagttcaggaaaaaaaataataacagttcTGTGAGATGTTGCCATCTTTCATAGCATTTGCCATATTTGTATTAGATTTTGTCAGAATCCAATACTAATAAATGTGTGACATGTCCCATTTAAAAGTATGccggttaaaaataaacataaatgttaaatatataaGGCAAAATTCAAACATTAAGAATAAATGCTCAATCTAAATGTTAAATCTTTGACTTGGCAAATCATCCAgaaaaatttattattttactccCTGGAATTCCAGTAGAAGGCAGCAACTCTCCTGGTGAGTGGAGGGCTCCTGTTCCAGGTGAAATTATTTTGGTACCTTTGGGTCTTCAGTGAGTGTATGAAGATTGGAGGCAGATTGTTGTAGTGGTCTGTTGTGTTGAAAATAGAGCTGAGCCAGAACGTGAAGTCAACAATTTACCAATTGATCTTTGTTATAACCATCATCTGTGGttatgagctctgggtcatggcCAAAGGAACAAATACAAGTGGCTGACAAGTTTCCTCCACAGAATTACCGTGGGGATCCATGCAAACCCACGTAGCAGAATTTTGGAGTTCTACTCGCGTTAGCATGGAATTCATTGGGGGTGGCCGCTGGAATGCGCTAATTTTTTTGGTTCCCTATTCTCTTTCAACAAACATAGAAATGTACCAAACATTGTAACAACATTTAGTTGTTCAGAGTCACTGATGTACCTGTTTTTCAGGTTGCTCGGTGTGGAGAGAGTGATGATCTATAAGACCAGCTGTGGTCCAGAACTGGAACGTCTGTTACAAAGTTACATCCAGGAAGGTTTTGTTGAAATGGTTCCATGGCCCATAGACAAATACCTGAATCCGTCTTGGGGCTGGAGATTCGAAAAAGATGGAGGAGACTTGCATTACTTTGGACAAATCGTCACTCTTAATGAATGCATCTATCGGTCCATGGAGCGTTCACACTACATCCTGTTGAATGATATAGATGAGATCATAATGCCGTATAAACATGACAGCCTGGTCTCTATGATGAACATGCTGGAATCAAAACATTCAAAGGTAGGTCATCTTAAAGGATAAAATATCTTCATGCGCGTTTTGGTTCACTCTCATCCCTATTCTTGTTCTTTAGGTTGGAGAGTTCCTTTTTGAGAGCCACATCTTTCCAAAAACGCACTTTGATAAAAGTCGGAGATTTCATCTTCCGCAGTGGGAGAAGGTTCCAGGCAGTAACATTCTAGAGCACATCTACAGAGAAGAACCTGATAGAAGGAAATACCTTCTGCAGAAGATGATTGTTAAGCCAAGGTCAGTTGAAGTTTGGTTAAAACAGGTCTAATGGTTTAATCCATTGGGCGCAGCATGTCAGTCTGGCAGTGGTCAATTTGAGCGTTAAAATATCTGAACTCAGGGACTCAGCTCTGGGGACACGTCATGTTTGGTGATATGATCAGAGGGTGAAGTACAAACCTAATGTGGAGGATAAATGCCAGTGttctcatccatccatttgtccgtctgttcgtccatccatccatccatccatccatccatccatccatccagacaAAGCTCCCACAGCAAGAGTAAAGTTCACTGCACTGGGAGAGCCTCTGAaggatctcatgaacccagacatggaga
The genomic region above belongs to Oryzias melastigma strain HK-1 linkage group LG22, ASM292280v2, whole genome shotgun sequence and contains:
- the LOC112143390 gene encoding uncharacterized protein LOC112143390, yielding MVALLVQFKNVILTLIQVMNTWMRDMKFFGWRSAVLLIFTVPALIIIYNMKISTTLRNKKSHDQKERKLNFTVCISTLFGNYNNVLQVAQSLQMYRLLGVERVMIYKTSCGPELERLLQSYIQEGFVEMVPWPIDKYLNPSWGWRFEKDGGDLHYFGQIVTLNECIYRSMERSHYILLNDIDEIIMPYKHDSLVSMMNMLESKHSKVGEFLFESHIFPKTHFDKSRRFHLPQWEKVPGSNILEHIYREEPDRRKYLLQKMIVKPRFVEQTSVHEVLKNFGRRFYVPPAICHVIHVRVPLHKSVELKDLHEDKRLWHFQEKLIPNVDKVLQRAGLIN